One Calditrichia bacterium DNA window includes the following coding sequences:
- a CDS encoding tetratricopeptide repeat protein → MSVIKEMVHRRVPQIFGLYLGGSWAAIQYVDWLVNRYGLSSYLTDIAQVTLVSLIPTVLLLAYFHGAPNRQKWGRLEKIGIPVNALITAGLLFFLFSGKSLDAASQTVTIEDEYGKQMKRSIPTENARRRLALFAFDNQSKNNDLDWLQHGISFALFYDLSQNMFLDLWSSEWLQDRVEAAGFSNGVNIPFALKQKIARDMHLDFVITGNYQSDGENLQLDSEIYQTKLGKKIAGASFRGDNYVDLIDSVAIFIKNNVDLPEQSRINAVDLPLSEILTSNADAFENYAKGRFANNFRKDYATAQQLFEKAVADDPTFASALWDLSGVYLNNGQEVQGKTVLEKAMKHHYKLPERNQFYLKSFYYFVNQEIDKQFALLKMWTELYPQDVNAHLNYGSALNQRNNFDGAIKQWQIAADLDPEKQYILHNIGFIQFKKGDFESALASYRRYAEAYPNEYRSFYKLGDMYEDLGDFAAAKSNFEKALLLEPGGVAAKIALARVSLNTGNPVIAGEMYADALASCTSLIDSTNVLDGIMRFYQYKGQVRKALDIHKKRLALLKRSTNPLSFNIEYQILGIEPFVEAQDFDGATKILANTKNELPESLKKLVAFGELRVFLRQKDIPRAEAALVDVIAGIDLYKREELRHFVQYARGIIAEAKGKPDSALAAFQSRIEMEPWREIHVSTNLDIVRCYRKLGKFVDANQLVKKLLKIAPHSPGLQMEMGHLAAARGDNSLAITHFERALEIWADAEPDFRDAILAREMLGKLRPTS, encoded by the coding sequence ATGAGTGTTATCAAAGAAATGGTTCACCGGCGGGTCCCGCAAATTTTTGGCTTGTATCTCGGTGGTAGCTGGGCTGCGATTCAATATGTGGATTGGCTGGTCAATCGCTATGGTTTGTCGTCGTATCTAACTGATATTGCACAAGTTACACTCGTGTCACTTATCCCGACTGTTTTGTTATTGGCCTATTTCCACGGTGCGCCAAATCGCCAGAAATGGGGACGTTTGGAGAAAATCGGTATTCCGGTAAACGCGTTAATTACTGCCGGATTGCTATTTTTTCTGTTCAGCGGAAAATCGCTGGATGCTGCGTCGCAAACCGTAACTATCGAAGACGAGTACGGAAAACAAATGAAGCGGAGTATCCCGACCGAAAACGCGCGGCGGCGGTTGGCGTTATTTGCGTTTGATAATCAAAGCAAAAACAATGATTTGGATTGGTTGCAACACGGTATCTCTTTTGCATTGTTTTACGATCTTTCTCAAAATATGTTTTTGGATTTGTGGAGCAGCGAGTGGCTGCAAGACCGGGTAGAAGCCGCCGGTTTTTCCAATGGCGTGAATATTCCATTTGCGCTGAAGCAAAAAATTGCCCGCGATATGCACCTCGATTTTGTCATTACCGGAAATTATCAATCCGACGGTGAAAACCTGCAGCTTGACAGTGAAATTTATCAAACCAAGCTCGGGAAAAAAATTGCCGGGGCGTCCTTCCGCGGCGACAATTATGTTGATCTAATCGATTCGGTTGCCATTTTTATCAAAAATAATGTCGATTTACCCGAGCAAAGCCGCATCAACGCTGTGGATTTACCGCTCAGCGAAATACTGACATCAAATGCGGACGCTTTCGAGAATTACGCCAAAGGGCGTTTTGCCAACAATTTCAGGAAAGATTACGCTACCGCACAGCAACTGTTCGAAAAAGCAGTTGCAGATGATCCGACATTCGCTTCCGCGCTTTGGGATTTATCAGGCGTTTATTTAAATAACGGGCAGGAAGTGCAGGGCAAAACAGTGCTCGAAAAAGCAATGAAACATCACTACAAATTGCCGGAACGTAACCAGTTTTATCTCAAAAGTTTTTATTATTTCGTCAATCAGGAAATCGATAAACAATTTGCCCTGCTGAAAATGTGGACAGAACTCTATCCACAGGATGTCAACGCGCATTTGAATTATGGCTCGGCGTTGAATCAACGAAACAATTTCGACGGAGCGATAAAACAGTGGCAAATCGCCGCGGATCTCGATCCGGAAAAGCAATATATTTTGCACAATATCGGTTTTATCCAATTCAAAAAAGGGGATTTTGAAAGCGCACTGGCAAGCTACCGGCGTTATGCAGAGGCCTATCCCAACGAATACCGTTCGTTTTACAAGCTTGGCGATATGTATGAGGATTTGGGTGATTTTGCAGCCGCCAAATCCAATTTTGAAAAAGCGCTGCTGCTGGAGCCGGGCGGTGTTGCTGCCAAAATAGCTTTGGCACGCGTATCGCTCAATACCGGGAATCCGGTAATTGCAGGCGAAATGTATGCCGATGCGTTGGCAAGCTGCACGAGTTTGATTGATAGCACAAATGTGCTCGACGGAATAATGCGATTTTATCAATATAAAGGGCAGGTGCGCAAAGCGTTAGACATCCACAAAAAGCGCCTGGCATTGTTGAAGCGCAGCACCAATCCACTATCATTTAACATCGAATATCAGATATTGGGCATCGAACCGTTTGTGGAAGCCCAAGATTTTGACGGCGCTACAAAAATACTGGCAAACACCAAAAACGAACTGCCGGAATCGCTAAAAAAGCTGGTTGCGTTTGGCGAATTACGGGTGTTTTTGAGGCAAAAAGATATTCCGCGTGCCGAAGCAGCGTTGGTAGATGTTATCGCCGGCATCGACTTGTATAAACGGGAAGAATTACGGCACTTTGTTCAATATGCCCGTGGCATAATAGCAGAAGCCAAAGGGAAGCCAGATAGCGCCTTGGCGGCGTTCCAGAGTCGTATTGAGATGGAGCCGTGGCGGGAAATTCATGTTTCAACGAATCTCGATATTGTTCGTTGCTACCGGAAATTGGGGAAGTTTGTCGATGCCAATCAGTTGGTGAAAAAATTGCTCAAAATTGCCCCACATTCACCCGGTTTGCAAATGGAAATGGGGCATCTCGCTGCTGCCCGAGGCGATAATTCATTGGCGATAACCCATTTTGAGCGTGCCCTGGAAATTTGGGCAGATGCCGAACCGGATTTTAGAGATGCTATATTAGCTCGCGAGATGTTGGGAAAGCTGCGTCCCACCAGTTAA
- a CDS encoding SpoIID/LytB domain-containing protein yields MSNSAQAIHLKSTNNQPVFRIGLFKDQEHIDFRVMGAFSLVDGENKPLIDNIKTDLKWRIKIKDSKPGKEHYFLVLYESFKKDMAEQKLKSAQLIDKSAELRVLGGSINLDKRQVNNNTKYVVVAGNYPTDIAARKAFKRFQPEFIPYVEKHRDKAPGGQLEAFDAEYDKSTEVKDVLRIIPKDLNSKIKIFAVRTFDDVLQRDYYADQVFNGILEFRLDINGNLMAISEVPLELYLERVIHSEIGSDLPPEFSKALAIVCRSEAMARINHQCLGDPFDYTNIGETLRYFGTDFDDENIIKAVQETAGQVIFLNDHIRDTPFHLICGGHTEDSHAATESSDEAHFLGKYDWHTVPETFTSLQNEKMVSSWIESRPETWCNLKGRKLPPSLERVKKFFRWEVDYSRRELEDIIRKKTGEDIGILFEIIPISRGRSGRLFEIELIGSLKNYRIRGQLNIREALSYDYLPSSCFVVERDLDDTGTPINFTFVGAGQGHGVGMCKTGGAVMAMEGFTSEQILEHYFESCQIRSIYDINLDKK; encoded by the coding sequence ATGTCAAACAGCGCTCAAGCGATCCATCTCAAATCCACGAACAACCAGCCTGTCTTTCGGATCGGTTTATTCAAAGATCAGGAACATATCGATTTTCGCGTTATGGGTGCATTTTCGCTGGTTGATGGCGAAAACAAACCTTTGATAGATAATATCAAAACAGACCTGAAATGGCGAATAAAAATCAAGGATAGCAAGCCCGGCAAAGAGCATTATTTTTTAGTGCTCTACGAATCTTTTAAAAAAGATATGGCGGAGCAGAAATTGAAATCAGCACAACTGATTGACAAATCTGCGGAGCTGAGAGTATTGGGCGGCAGCATTAATCTGGACAAACGCCAGGTGAATAATAACACCAAATATGTGGTGGTTGCCGGCAATTACCCGACAGATATCGCGGCACGCAAAGCGTTCAAACGGTTTCAGCCGGAATTTATTCCGTATGTGGAAAAACACCGCGACAAAGCGCCGGGCGGGCAGTTGGAAGCGTTTGACGCAGAATACGACAAATCAACCGAAGTCAAAGATGTTTTGCGCATCATTCCCAAAGACCTCAACAGCAAAATCAAAATTTTTGCGGTACGCACATTTGATGATGTGTTGCAACGCGATTATTACGCCGACCAGGTTTTCAACGGAATTCTGGAATTCCGGCTGGATATCAACGGTAACCTGATGGCCATCAGCGAAGTGCCGCTGGAGCTGTATCTGGAACGGGTGATCCATTCAGAAATCGGTTCGGATTTGCCGCCGGAATTTTCCAAAGCGCTGGCAATCGTTTGCCGCAGCGAAGCGATGGCACGCATCAACCACCAGTGCCTCGGCGATCCGTTCGATTACACCAATATTGGCGAAACCCTGCGCTATTTCGGGACGGATTTTGACGATGAAAATATCATCAAAGCAGTACAGGAAACTGCCGGACAGGTTATTTTTCTCAACGATCACATCCGCGATACGCCGTTTCACCTGATTTGCGGCGGTCACACGGAAGATTCCCACGCAGCAACCGAAAGCAGCGACGAAGCGCATTTTCTCGGAAAATACGACTGGCACACCGTGCCGGAAACCTTTACTTCGTTGCAGAACGAAAAAATGGTCAGTAGTTGGATCGAATCGCGCCCGGAAACATGGTGCAACCTGAAAGGGCGCAAACTGCCGCCATCGCTGGAACGCGTCAAAAAATTTTTCCGCTGGGAAGTTGATTATTCCCGCCGGGAACTGGAAGATATTATCCGCAAAAAAACCGGTGAAGATATCGGTATTTTGTTCGAAATCATTCCCATCAGCCGCGGACGTTCCGGACGGCTTTTTGAGATTGAGTTAATCGGCAGCCTGAAAAATTACCGGATTCGCGGGCAGTTGAACATCCGCGAAGCGCTGTCATACGATTATCTGCCAAGCTCCTGTTTTGTTGTTGAACGGGATTTGGATGACACCGGAACGCCGATCAATTTTACATTTGTGGGCGCCGGACAGGGTCACGGCGTGGGCATGTGCAAAACCGGCGGCGCGGTAATGGCAATGGAAGGCTTTACCAGCGAACAAATTCTGGAACACTATTTTGAATCGTGCCAGATTCGCTCGATTTACGACATCAATCTGGACAAGAAATAA
- a CDS encoding ABC transporter substrate-binding protein yields MRNRGSIFWLLICMLTAVYGQSLSTPGQSTTATYGDRLVYGAIRQNQFSINPFEIDSDIQKTAVQLVFGYGLLKTPGKIAAPPTLIEKHFASADFRIWRILIKRSVVFQNNQILRNADVQFTFNLLRRFGGHVLNRRLDFKNISKIETSGDLEVIFTLKEPDENFLETLADVPIVSADYYAEITTMGYRLFDEIQPMGMGPFQIVYQTRDLIMLRYHLQYIYGRPFLEEIRLRFYNDEQSLIDALVNGEIDYIEFPDRNTTDRLLELMRTRINVFLTPRPEAKLYVLLFNVQHGALKDASVRRAINLAIHKENIVERFAKSIGEVSHSLFPDDSPHFKREFFTDRYRPRESIQLLKATGWQYNRQSMMIEKNGQPLTFKLFFAENSELEQNLARAIKLNLAEINVNVQPFPVSPDAKDRLLSNSEYEAMIYSYTYDPDYPFSAAEDFFENVLGAEQNVPNYRNAYLSQLFDLVRNVPAKHENALERLQYYLNRETPATFLFFDNDILIGLDKRFASFRDVVRTRDKRMFFRLNPIENWFVPKNLQKYP; encoded by the coding sequence TTGAGAAACAGGGGAAGCATATTCTGGTTGCTGATTTGCATGCTGACGGCGGTGTATGGGCAAAGCTTGTCAACACCCGGCCAATCAACAACGGCAACCTATGGCGATCGCCTGGTTTACGGGGCGATCCGGCAGAACCAATTTTCGATCAATCCTTTTGAAATAGACTCCGACATTCAAAAAACCGCTGTGCAGCTCGTTTTTGGCTACGGTTTGCTCAAAACACCCGGGAAAATTGCCGCGCCGCCAACGCTCATCGAGAAGCATTTTGCCAGCGCCGATTTCCGGATTTGGCGAATCCTCATCAAACGCAGCGTGGTTTTTCAAAATAACCAGATTTTGCGCAATGCCGATGTTCAGTTCACTTTCAATTTGCTGCGGCGATTCGGGGGGCATGTGCTCAACCGCAGGCTGGATTTCAAAAACATCAGCAAAATTGAAACCAGCGGCGACCTCGAAGTAATCTTCACTTTAAAAGAACCCGACGAAAATTTTTTGGAAACGCTGGCGGATGTGCCCATCGTTTCTGCGGATTATTACGCGGAAATAACGACAATGGGCTATCGCCTGTTCGACGAAATTCAGCCGATGGGAATGGGTCCTTTCCAAATTGTTTACCAAACCCGCGACCTGATCATGTTGCGGTATCACCTGCAATACATTTACGGACGCCCGTTTCTGGAAGAAATTCGGCTGCGTTTTTACAACGATGAACAATCGCTGATTGACGCGCTGGTGAATGGCGAAATCGACTACATCGAATTTCCCGATCGCAACACCACAGACCGGCTGCTGGAACTGATGCGCACCCGCATCAACGTGTTTTTAACGCCGCGACCGGAAGCCAAATTATACGTGCTGCTGTTCAATGTACAACACGGCGCGTTGAAAGATGCCAGCGTGCGCCGCGCGATAAATCTGGCGATTCACAAAGAAAATATCGTCGAGCGATTCGCAAAATCCATCGGGGAGGTGAGCCATTCGCTATTTCCGGACGATTCGCCGCATTTCAAACGGGAGTTTTTTACAGATCGCTACCGCCCGCGCGAATCCATCCAATTGCTGAAAGCCACCGGCTGGCAATACAATCGCCAATCGATGATGATCGAAAAAAATGGACAACCGCTCACGTTCAAGCTGTTTTTTGCGGAAAACTCCGAGCTGGAGCAAAATTTGGCCCGGGCGATCAAACTTAATCTGGCGGAAATAAATGTGAACGTTCAGCCGTTCCCGGTTTCGCCGGATGCCAAAGATCGCCTGCTCAGCAACAGCGAGTACGAAGCGATGATTTATTCCTATACCTACGATCCGGATTATCCCTTCAGCGCGGCAGAGGATTTTTTCGAAAATGTGCTCGGTGCGGAGCAAAACGTTCCCAACTATCGCAACGCATATTTGAGCCAACTGTTCGACCTCGTTCGCAACGTGCCGGCCAAACACGAAAACGCGCTGGAACGACTGCAATATTATCTCAATCGCGAAACGCCGGCCACATTTTTGTTTTTCGATAACGATATTTTGATCGGGCTGGACAAACGCTTCGCATCGTTCCGCGATGTGGTGCGCACCCGCGACAAACGGATGTTCTTCCGGCTGAATCCCATCGAAAACTGGTTTGTACCCAAAAACCTGCAGAAATATCCATGA
- a CDS encoding DUF481 domain-containing protein has translation MQNKVLKLLLFLVLPAQIVVAQVNTEALRKQDAAEGWSANFSFDMAYNAGNSEYLKLKAGSRIDVKFTPFSAFLVGNYQRGLEANELFINKAFVHGRLMRSVFSNQQVEVFLQKEFNDFIKLKDRELVGGGLRFQLVNQDSAKQSIVAYLGVGIMWEHESLDLETSVQDKNQFRSTNYLSIRWRIDERLRFLVIGYFQPSLESSSDYRLLSESTLAFNLTKQVVFRTTVNYRRDNEPPAGVKSYDLELSNGISVLF, from the coding sequence ATGCAGAATAAAGTGTTGAAGCTGTTGTTATTTCTGGTTTTACCAGCTCAGATAGTTGTTGCGCAGGTGAATACCGAGGCATTGCGGAAACAGGATGCCGCCGAAGGCTGGAGCGCCAATTTTTCGTTCGATATGGCATACAACGCCGGCAACTCGGAATATTTAAAATTGAAAGCCGGTTCGCGGATCGACGTTAAATTTACGCCGTTTTCTGCATTTTTGGTGGGTAATTATCAGCGCGGGTTGGAGGCAAATGAGCTGTTTATCAACAAAGCGTTTGTGCACGGGCGATTGATGCGCAGTGTTTTCAGCAATCAACAGGTAGAAGTTTTTCTCCAAAAAGAATTCAACGATTTTATCAAATTGAAAGACCGGGAATTGGTCGGCGGCGGATTGCGTTTTCAGCTGGTCAATCAGGATTCTGCCAAACAATCCATTGTTGCGTATTTGGGCGTTGGCATCATGTGGGAACACGAATCGCTGGATCTGGAAACATCGGTTCAGGATAAAAACCAGTTTCGCTCAACCAATTATCTTTCCATTCGCTGGCGAATTGACGAACGGCTGCGATTTCTGGTGATCGGCTATTTTCAGCCGTCGCTGGAAAGCAGCAGCGATTACCGCTTACTGTCCGAAAGCACGCTGGCGTTCAACCTGACCAAACAGGTGGTTTTCCGCACAACGGTCAATTACCGGCGCGATAACGAACCGCCCGCAGGTGTAAAATCGTATGATCTGGAGTTGAGTAACGGTATTAGTGTGCTGTTTTAG
- a CDS encoding HAMP domain-containing protein, which yields MKWRVKTRLRLLKRRFQQVLARKISTRLMLTYVGLGVVPLVLVSILLISLTQETVQNYVFQLNQETARRASNEIYLFLKDPLTVLQTTSLTRDIYEMDVFQQSSLINRIKEANPIFRKIYVLNDSGYVVVTTQFGEEARDMRDQPFFLEEHEFFSEVYFSPSRFPLMTIAEPISRFNQQVGKLVAEIDLKSIWTLVDSVTIGNTGYAFLLSADGQVIAHPDRDKVFNREDYSAYDFYQNLKSGAAQQITHDVNGESVILVHSEVPRLGWSVLVEQSQEEAFQLASQMQRNVMYFTTLTVLIAIILGIFGVRRFAKPLLELVRGAREYGAGNLEHKIDLPTRDELAELASEFNAMANSLKENQRELQRMERLAALSRFAALVSHEVRNPLNSMNINMQMLKRTISRPDMPEERKIKYLDVISSEINRINDLVTNFLTIARPPELNPVRTDIHAVLSEVILLQKTRAEAEGIAVKTRFTRKKVTGMFDYNQLKQVFHNIFINAIEAIPDTGIMRINTTVKDLSDDENQQFVVIIEFKDSGEGIPEEILQEVFEFYHTTKRSGTGLGLAIARQIIQGHSGKIYIRSKPGVGTSVFLELPIDPPVEPEKDKDEG from the coding sequence ATGAAATGGCGTGTCAAAACACGGTTGCGCCTGCTCAAACGGCGATTTCAGCAGGTGCTGGCCCGGAAAATTTCCACCCGGCTGATGCTCACTTATGTCGGTTTGGGCGTGGTGCCGTTGGTGCTCGTGAGCATTTTGCTCATTTCGCTAACGCAGGAAACCGTGCAAAATTACGTTTTCCAACTCAATCAGGAAACCGCCCGTCGCGCCAGCAACGAAATTTATTTGTTCCTCAAAGATCCGCTGACCGTGCTGCAAACCACCTCGCTCACCCGCGATATTTACGAAATGGACGTGTTCCAGCAAAGCAGCCTCATCAACCGGATTAAAGAAGCCAATCCCATTTTTCGCAAAATTTATGTGCTGAACGACAGTGGCTATGTGGTTGTTACTACTCAATTTGGCGAAGAAGCGCGCGATATGCGCGACCAGCCGTTTTTTCTGGAAGAGCACGAGTTTTTCTCGGAAGTTTATTTCTCGCCATCACGTTTTCCGCTGATGACCATTGCCGAACCGATTTCCCGGTTTAACCAGCAGGTGGGCAAACTTGTTGCTGAAATCGATCTCAAAAGTATATGGACGCTGGTGGACAGCGTTACCATCGGCAACACCGGTTACGCGTTTTTGCTGAGCGCGGATGGTCAGGTGATCGCCCATCCGGACCGGGACAAAGTGTTCAATCGCGAAGATTATTCTGCGTACGATTTTTACCAAAATCTGAAATCTGGCGCAGCACAGCAAATTACCCACGATGTCAACGGCGAATCCGTCATTTTGGTGCATTCCGAAGTGCCGCGACTCGGCTGGAGCGTTTTGGTGGAACAATCGCAGGAAGAGGCGTTCCAACTGGCCAGCCAAATGCAACGTAACGTGATGTATTTTACCACGTTAACCGTGCTGATTGCCATCATTTTGGGGATTTTTGGGGTGCGCCGTTTTGCCAAACCGTTGCTGGAACTGGTTCGCGGTGCCCGCGAATACGGCGCCGGAAATCTGGAACACAAAATCGATTTACCGACCCGCGACGAACTGGCGGAACTCGCCAGCGAATTTAACGCGATGGCCAATTCGCTAAAAGAAAATCAGCGGGAATTGCAGCGGATGGAGCGCCTGGCGGCACTCAGCCGTTTTGCCGCGCTGGTCAGCCACGAGGTGCGCAATCCGCTAAATTCGATGAACATCAATATGCAAATGCTCAAACGCACCATTTCCCGCCCGGATATGCCGGAAGAGCGCAAAATCAAATATCTGGATGTGATTTCGTCGGAGATCAACCGCATCAACGATTTGGTGACCAATTTTTTGACCATCGCCCGCCCGCCGGAACTCAATCCGGTGCGAACCGATATTCACGCCGTGCTTTCGGAAGTGATTTTGCTCCAAAAAACCCGCGCTGAAGCTGAGGGAATTGCCGTCAAAACGCGATTTACGCGAAAAAAAGTGACCGGAATGTTCGATTACAATCAGTTGAAACAGGTGTTTCACAACATTTTTATCAACGCCATCGAAGCGATTCCCGATACGGGCATCATGCGCATCAACACGACTGTGAAAGATTTATCCGATGATGAAAATCAGCAATTTGTTGTAATTATTGAATTTAAGGATAGTGGGGAAGGTATCCCTGAGGAAATTTTGCAGGAAGTGTTCGAATTTTATCACACCACCAAACGCTCCGGCACCGGGCTCGGTTTGGCGATTGCCCGGCAAATTATTCAGGGACACAGCGGGAAAATTTATATCCGCAGCAAACCGGGTGTGGGGACGTCTGTTTTTCTGGAATTACCGATCGATCCGCCGGTGGAGCCGGAAAAGGATAAGGATGAAGGATAA
- the prfB gene encoding peptide chain release factor 2 (programmed frameshift), which translates to MVEEIKARLNESREMLVNLRGYLDVDSLQQKAEELERITTDPEFWNSPEAAQKTLKQLSDIKERVNDWKGHFQQLEDMDLMLEMAADANDTAELEALAKQSDALLKSVKNLELRGLLGQPEDQKNAILTIHPGAGGTESQDWAQMLMRMFLRWSERQGFKTETLDILPGDEAGIKSVTIEIKGRFAFGYLKSELGVHRLVRISPFDSNGRRHTSFASVFVLPEIDEEIEVEVNPNDLRIDTYRASGAGGQHVNRTDSAVRITHIPTGIVVTCQSERSQHKNKANAMKILNARLYQKKLDEERAKQQKLEDSKTDIGWGNQIRSYVFHPYQMVKDHRTSHETGDTQRVMDGEIDDFIYSYLLKAPELAKE; encoded by the exons ATGGTTGAAGAAATTAAAGCACGGCTCAACGAATCCCGCGAGATGTTGGTGAATCTCCGGGGGTATCTT GATGTTGATTCGCTGCAACAAAAAGCGGAAGAATTAGAGCGTATCACCACAGATCCCGAATTTTGGAACTCCCCCGAAGCCGCCCAAAAAACCCTCAAACAACTGAGCGATATCAAAGAACGGGTGAACGACTGGAAGGGTCATTTTCAGCAGTTGGAAGATATGGATTTGATGCTGGAAATGGCTGCAGACGCCAACGATACTGCCGAGCTGGAAGCATTGGCAAAGCAAAGCGACGCGCTGCTTAAATCTGTAAAAAACCTGGAATTACGCGGATTATTGGGACAGCCGGAAGATCAGAAAAACGCCATTTTGACGATTCATCCGGGCGCAGGCGGAACCGAAAGCCAGGATTGGGCACAAATGCTCATGCGCATGTTTTTGCGCTGGTCGGAACGCCAGGGCTTTAAAACCGAAACGCTGGATATTTTACCCGGCGATGAAGCGGGCATCAAAAGCGTCACCATCGAAATAAAAGGGCGTTTTGCTTTCGGATATTTGAAATCCGAATTGGGCGTGCACCGATTGGTGCGGATCTCGCCGTTCGATTCCAACGGACGACGCCATACTTCGTTCGCATCCGTTTTTGTGCTGCCGGAAATTGATGAAGAAATTGAAGTTGAAGTAAACCCGAATGATTTGCGGATCGATACGTATCGCGCCAGCGGTGCGGGCGGCCAGCACGTTAACCGGACAGATTCCGCGGTGCGGATTACCCACATTCCAACGGGAATTGTGGTCACCTGCCAAAGTGAGCGTTCCCAGCATAAGAATAAAGCCAACGCCATGAAAATTCTCAATGCGCGGCTGTATCAAAAAAAGCTGGACGAAGAACGCGCCAAACAGCAAAAACTGGAAGACAGCAAAACGGATATCGGCTGGGGAAACCAGATTCGCTCATACGTTTTCCACCCCTATCAAATGGTGAAAGACCACCGTACCAGCCACGAAACCGGCGATACCCAACGGGTAATGGATGGCGAAATTGATGATTTTATTTATTCGTATTTGCTGAAAGCGCCGGAACTGGCAAAAGAATAG